In Haloplanus rubicundus, one DNA window encodes the following:
- a CDS encoding ABC transporter permease → MSIRDLIPTSGAGPLDAVTSNHIVRNFVGGLRLMLNDRTTAVYFWILVGIAVLGLVGPAIAPYDIEETQYDDETGEVLSAAPPSLDHPLGTTFAGYDVLSRLLVGARPTVITGVLGGGLILTIGTTIGITAGYVGGRTETILMRFTDFAYGVPLIPFGIVMITFLGVGFISSILVIGLILWRGGARVIRAQTLQIKQYPFVKVAKATGASRRRIIIKHILPNVAPMAIFFLALGVGYAIMLQASLTFLGVASPFTPSWGVMIRNAFNSGYMSEAWWWSLTPGLLIGITVLSTFMFGRGYEDLITADGESVEADTVAA, encoded by the coding sequence ATGTCAATACGTGATTTGATACCAACCAGCGGCGCAGGGCCGCTGGACGCCGTCACGAGCAATCACATCGTCCGTAACTTCGTCGGCGGCCTCCGGTTGATGCTCAACGACCGGACGACCGCCGTATACTTCTGGATCCTCGTCGGCATCGCGGTCCTCGGCCTCGTCGGCCCCGCCATCGCGCCGTACGACATCGAAGAGACGCAGTACGACGACGAGACGGGTGAGGTGTTGAGCGCCGCGCCGCCCTCGCTCGACCACCCGCTCGGGACGACCTTCGCCGGCTACGACGTGCTCTCCCGCCTGCTGGTCGGTGCCCGGCCGACCGTGATCACGGGCGTCCTCGGCGGGGGACTGATACTTACCATCGGGACGACCATCGGGATAACCGCGGGCTACGTCGGGGGTCGCACGGAGACGATCCTGATGCGCTTTACCGACTTCGCGTACGGCGTGCCGCTCATCCCCTTCGGCATCGTGATGATCACGTTCCTCGGCGTCGGGTTCATCTCCTCGATTCTCGTCATCGGGCTGATCCTGTGGCGGGGGGGTGCCCGGGTGATACGCGCCCAGACCCTGCAGATCAAGCAGTACCCGTTCGTCAAGGTCGCCAAAGCGACGGGTGCGAGCCGCCGGCGGATCATCATCAAGCACATCCTCCCGAACGTGGCCCCGATGGCCATCTTCTTCCTGGCGCTCGGCGTCGGCTACGCCATCATGCTCCAGGCGAGCCTGACGTTCCTCGGGGTCGCGTCGCCGTTTACCCCGTCGTGGGGCGTCATGATCCGGAACGCGTTCAACTCGGGGTACATGTCCGAGGCGTGGTGGTGGTCGCTGACGCCCGGCCTCCTGATCGGCATCACCGTGCTCTCGACGTTCATGTTCGGACGCGGGTACGAGGACCTCATCACGGCCGACGGCGAGTCGGTCGAAGCGGATACGGTGGCTGCCTAA
- a CDS encoding class I SAM-dependent methyltransferase: MRNFSADYLRRTRAGLWASRDALAALDLPSRERVLDAGCGTGEFTRVLAEEAGEDCTVVGADADPSLLRVAREETGLPVVAGDALRLPVRDGAVDLVACQALLVNLPDPAAALREFRRVARETVAAVEPDNGDVAVESTVHSEVTLERRVREAYLDGVETDVAMGDRVREAFEAAGLVDVTTRRHYHRKVIEPPYGEADLEDATRKATGAGLADHETELRRAVGDEYDDLRTAWREMGREVVEAMQAETYRRAEVVPFDVVVGHVPERGFK, encoded by the coding sequence GTGCGCAACTTCTCGGCCGACTACCTCCGGCGGACGCGGGCGGGCCTGTGGGCGTCGCGGGACGCCCTCGCGGCCCTCGATTTGCCGTCCCGTGAGCGCGTCCTCGACGCCGGCTGTGGGACGGGCGAGTTTACGCGGGTGCTCGCCGAGGAGGCGGGCGAGGACTGCACCGTCGTCGGCGCCGACGCCGACCCCTCGCTCCTGCGGGTCGCCCGCGAGGAGACCGGACTGCCGGTCGTCGCCGGCGACGCCCTCCGACTCCCCGTCCGTGACGGCGCCGTCGACCTCGTGGCGTGTCAGGCGCTCCTCGTGAACCTGCCCGATCCGGCCGCGGCGCTCCGGGAGTTCCGCCGCGTCGCCCGCGAGACGGTGGCGGCCGTCGAACCAGACAACGGCGACGTGGCCGTCGAGTCGACGGTCCACAGTGAAGTCACACTCGAACGCCGGGTGCGCGAGGCGTATCTCGACGGCGTGGAAACCGACGTGGCCATGGGCGACCGGGTGCGCGAGGCGTTCGAGGCCGCCGGACTGGTCGACGTGACCACGCGCCGGCACTACCACCGGAAGGTGATCGAACCGCCGTACGGCGAGGCCGACTTGGAGGACGCGACCCGGAAGGCGACGGGAGCGGGGCTGGCGGACCACGAGACGGAACTCCGGCGGGCGGTCGGCGACGAGTACGACGACCTGCGGACGGCGTGGCGCGAGATGGGTCGCGAGGTGGTCGAAGCGATGCAGGCGGAGACGTACCGCCGGGCCGAGGTGGTGCCGTTCGACGTGGTCGTCGGGCACGTACCCGAGCGAGGGTTCAAGTAG
- a CDS encoding lipoate--protein ligase family protein, whose protein sequence is MDASDGHADREWRLIREEAWPGPMNMALDEIAAETAAAGGPRTLRVYRWEPRTLSLGYHQDPDTVDWDHCEREGVGVTRRPTGGGGIYHDSHGDVSYTIVAPADELPGDLVESYHELCAPILDAFERMGVPARFAETERPARHQPACYLRELHPAHDVVVETDGEERKVSGNAQHRRTDAVVQHGSLTYAVNAERHLAVFADASVTPAAFRERVTGIADHADVSRSEAVGALEAALADWADATEGSWTGDELERARDRASEKYASDEWTRRRPGRR, encoded by the coding sequence ATGGACGCGAGCGACGGGCACGCCGACCGCGAGTGGCGGCTGATCCGCGAGGAGGCGTGGCCGGGACCGATGAACATGGCGCTCGACGAGATTGCGGCGGAGACGGCCGCCGCGGGCGGCCCCCGAACCCTCCGGGTGTATCGCTGGGAGCCGAGAACACTCTCGCTCGGCTACCACCAGGACCCCGACACCGTCGACTGGGACCACTGCGAGCGGGAGGGTGTCGGCGTCACGCGCCGGCCGACCGGTGGCGGCGGCATCTACCACGACAGTCACGGCGACGTCTCCTACACGATCGTCGCGCCGGCGGACGAACTCCCCGGCGACCTCGTGGAATCGTACCACGAACTGTGCGCCCCGATCCTCGACGCCTTCGAGCGCATGGGCGTCCCCGCCCGCTTCGCGGAGACGGAACGCCCTGCCCGCCACCAGCCGGCGTGTTACCTGCGCGAACTCCACCCCGCCCACGACGTGGTGGTCGAGACGGACGGCGAGGAGCGGAAGGTGAGCGGCAACGCCCAGCACCGCCGGACCGACGCCGTCGTGCAACACGGCTCGCTCACGTACGCGGTGAACGCGGAGCGTCACCTCGCCGTCTTCGCCGATGCGAGCGTGACGCCGGCGGCGTTCCGGGAGCGCGTGACGGGCATCGCGGACCACGCGGACGTGAGCCGGTCGGAGGCGGTGGGGGCGCTCGAAGCGGCGCTCGCGGACTGGGCGGACGCCACGGAAGGAAGCTGGACCGGCGACGAACTCGAACGGGCACGCGACCGAGCGAGCGAGAAGTACGCGAGCGACGAGTGGACGCGCCGGCGGCCGGGGCGTCGTTAG
- a CDS encoding oligopeptide/dipeptide ABC transporter ATP-binding protein, which translates to MADAPLLEIDGLEKHFEESSNVFDLLMRRDPSKIQAVDGVSFTLEQNDSIAVIGESGCGKTTLLLTLIGLHDITGGDVVYKGTPMSSFDSADWKDYRSNVQVIFQDPFNSLDPKMTVEESLKEPLEIHDVGNRDERIRQVLEDVELRPPEKYLKRKPMNLSGGEKQRVAIGRALVLEPDIILADEPVSMLDVSTQASVLRMLKGLIDDYDASMIYISHDLSTVSYISEVVNVMYLGRIVESAATGQLLDDPKHPYTEALVSAIPVPDPHYDRPRTEMSGAPRDPIDLGEGCRFRDRCPKVIPPDDLAVDQAAYREVMAFREALERDALPLDRIRESLDDPGDRDALAAAIRDEYFSTELSGENAATLDSALEDIAGGDRETAIEDLRERFESVCEITPRSIEAETDWHVACHQYYDHDRQVTEDHAITTD; encoded by the coding sequence ATGGCGGACGCTCCCCTGCTCGAAATCGACGGGCTGGAGAAACACTTCGAGGAGAGTTCGAACGTCTTCGACCTGCTCATGCGGCGCGATCCGTCGAAGATTCAGGCCGTCGACGGCGTCTCCTTCACCCTCGAACAGAACGACTCCATCGCCGTCATCGGCGAGAGTGGCTGCGGGAAGACGACGCTCCTGTTGACGCTCATCGGCCTCCACGACATCACCGGCGGCGACGTGGTGTACAAGGGGACGCCGATGTCGTCGTTCGACAGCGCCGACTGGAAGGACTACCGGAGCAACGTACAGGTGATCTTCCAGGACCCGTTCAACTCGCTGGACCCGAAGATGACCGTCGAGGAGTCGCTGAAGGAGCCGCTCGAAATCCACGACGTGGGCAACCGCGACGAACGGATTCGGCAGGTGCTCGAGGACGTGGAGCTCCGACCGCCGGAGAAGTATCTGAAGCGCAAGCCGATGAACCTGAGCGGCGGCGAGAAACAGCGGGTCGCCATCGGGCGGGCGCTGGTGCTCGAGCCGGACATCATCCTCGCCGACGAGCCGGTGTCGATGCTCGACGTGTCGACGCAGGCGTCGGTGCTCCGGATGCTGAAGGGCCTCATCGACGACTACGACGCCTCGATGATCTACATCTCCCACGACCTCTCGACGGTGTCGTACATCTCGGAGGTGGTGAACGTGATGTATCTGGGTCGGATCGTCGAGTCGGCGGCCACGGGGCAGCTCCTCGACGACCCCAAACACCCCTACACGGAGGCGCTCGTCTCGGCGATTCCGGTTCCGGACCCCCACTACGACCGCCCGCGGACGGAGATGTCCGGGGCGCCGCGCGATCCGATCGACCTGGGGGAGGGCTGTCGGTTCCGCGACCGGTGTCCGAAGGTGATTCCTCCCGACGACCTCGCGGTCGACCAGGCCGCGTATCGGGAGGTGATGGCCTTCCGCGAGGCGCTCGAACGGGACGCGCTCCCGCTCGACCGCATCCGGGAGAGCCTCGACGATCCGGGCGACCGGGACGCGCTCGCCGCCGCCATCCGCGACGAGTACTTCTCGACCGAGCTGTCGGGCGAGAACGCGGCGACGCTCGACTCGGCGCTCGAGGACATCGCGGGCGGCGACCGCGAGACGGCCATCGAGGACCTCCGCGAGCGCTTCGAGAGCGTCTGTGAGATCACGCCGCGATCCATCGAGGCCGAGACCGACTGGCACGTCGCCTGCCACCAGTACTACGACCACGACCGACAGGTCACCGAGGACCATGCAATCACGACAGACTGA
- a CDS encoding RNA-guided endonuclease InsQ/TnpB family protein — translation MKRVNTFEVVPQTENDKECLLRLLDASASLWNELTYERRQNYFGDGDVWDTSEYRGRYNGVVGSATVQQVTRKNSEAWRSFFALKENGKDANPPSYWGNEEDGRELRTYIRNNQYTIQWGKRSRLEIPVGQELKDEYGLGYHERLRLEVRGNPKWDGKRGRLELEYDEVNDTFRAFQPVTVPDSRLDSPLASEEAALDVGANNLVACSTTTGNQYLYDGRELFERFRETTDEIARLQSKLREGRYSSKRIRRLYRQRTKRRDHAQNALVRDLVERLYDEGVATVYVGDLTDVLETHWSVRVNEKTHNFWAFKKVIHRLACVCEEYGISLEAESEAWTSQTCPECGDHEETVRHGDMLTCPCGFEGHADLTASETFLRENSDCELRPMARPVRFEWDDHEWSGKPHPHDSPKEALTNPQVASVGR, via the coding sequence ATGAAGCGCGTCAACACCTTTGAGGTCGTCCCACAGACCGAGAATGACAAAGAGTGCCTACTACGGCTACTCGACGCCTCCGCTTCTCTGTGGAACGAGCTGACCTACGAACGTCGTCAGAACTACTTCGGTGACGGCGACGTATGGGACACCTCCGAATACCGAGGACGCTACAACGGCGTCGTCGGCAGTGCGACTGTCCAACAGGTCACGCGCAAGAACAGCGAAGCGTGGCGGTCGTTCTTCGCCCTCAAGGAGAACGGCAAGGACGCCAACCCGCCGTCGTACTGGGGCAACGAGGAAGACGGACGCGAACTCCGCACCTACATCCGGAACAACCAGTACACGATTCAGTGGGGCAAGCGTAGCCGTCTCGAAATCCCTGTCGGGCAAGAACTGAAAGACGAATACGGACTCGGCTACCACGAACGACTCCGCCTCGAAGTCCGAGGCAACCCGAAGTGGGACGGCAAACGGGGTCGTCTGGAACTCGAATACGACGAGGTTAACGACACGTTCAGGGCTTTCCAACCAGTCACCGTCCCTGATTCTCGACTGGATTCACCACTGGCTTCCGAAGAAGCCGCCCTCGACGTTGGCGCGAACAACCTCGTCGCCTGTTCCACGACCACTGGGAACCAGTATCTCTACGACGGTCGGGAGTTGTTCGAACGGTTCCGCGAGACGACTGACGAAATCGCCCGCCTTCAGTCGAAACTCCGAGAGGGACGCTACAGTTCCAAACGGATTCGACGGCTGTACCGACAGCGGACGAAACGCCGTGACCACGCACAGAACGCGCTGGTGCGCGACCTCGTTGAACGACTGTACGACGAGGGCGTGGCGACGGTGTACGTAGGCGACTTGACCGACGTGCTGGAAACGCACTGGTCGGTCAGGGTGAACGAGAAAACGCACAACTTCTGGGCGTTCAAGAAGGTCATCCACCGTCTCGCGTGCGTCTGTGAGGAGTACGGCATCTCTCTCGAAGCCGAGTCGGAAGCGTGGACGAGCCAAACGTGTCCAGAGTGTGGTGACCACGAGGAGACAGTTCGCCACGGGGACATGCTGACGTGTCCGTGTGGCTTCGAGGGGCACGCCGACCTCACGGCGTCAGAGACGTTCCTTCGAGAAAACAGCGATTGCGAACTCAGGCCGATGGCACGGCCCGTGCGATTCGAGTGGGACGACCACGAGTGGTCGGGGAAACCACACCCTCACGACAGTCCCAAAGAAGCGCTCACAAACCCGCAAGTTGCCTCCGTGGGTCGGTAG
- a CDS encoding redoxin domain-containing protein gives MDGPIAVGETVADVSATLVRPDGTATDVALDDLVAERPVLLSFYTLDFSPDCIDEWCSFRDFDWFASGDHVQVVGCSKSSAGLHRRFIDHLDLSFPLYTDPDLAVSDAFGVTYRTLGITRRSRRSCFFLDSDLTVRYRWLGEHWLDPTRDTPPVSEIHDAIVEELDVSDPETFGF, from the coding sequence ATGGACGGTCCGATAGCGGTCGGCGAGACGGTTGCGGACGTGTCGGCCACGCTCGTCCGCCCGGACGGCACGGCGACCGACGTGGCGCTGGATGACCTAGTCGCGGAACGTCCCGTGTTGCTCAGCTTCTACACGCTCGATTTCAGCCCCGACTGCATCGACGAGTGGTGTTCGTTCCGCGATTTCGACTGGTTCGCGAGCGGCGATCACGTCCAGGTCGTCGGCTGTAGCAAGTCCAGTGCCGGCCTCCACCGCCGCTTCATCGACCATCTCGACCTGAGCTTTCCGCTCTACACCGATCCGGATCTCGCCGTCTCGGACGCCTTCGGCGTCACGTACCGCACCCTGGGGATCACGCGGCGTTCGCGTCGGTCGTGTTTCTTCCTCGATTCGGACCTGACGGTCCGCTACCGGTGGCTCGGCGAGCACTGGCTGGACCCGACGCGCGACACGCCGCCGGTGAGCGAGATTCACGACGCCATCGTCGAGGAACTCGACGTCTCCGACCCCGAGACGTTCGGCTTCTAA
- a CDS encoding endonuclease/exonuclease/phosphatase family protein: MSDGFTRRDALAVGAGALGVGVAGTGRGRGQSQSDDAVTVATRNCYLGANLFRLLTAAMEGSEAVRTAVNDLVRAVDRSHVAERMDAVAAELERTEPDLVGLQEVALIRTGEPTAGTTPTATDVRYDFRETLTAALSERDLPYRVVAAVETTDFQLPTTVDGERRAVRLTDRALLLAHESVATENVTTGRFDAAVSLSDGERSITVERGHLLADVTVGGTRLTVCNTHLESASAGTRLEQATELETLLADRRDPVVLVGDLNSGPGGSRGAYDHLTGTFRDAADGVGNTCCHAAGLRNDEVSLTARIDHVLVRGDLGATDVTRVGADPANRIAVDGDRLWPSDHAGVVATLSPDAAPTATPSSTPTGTATPAPTGTPTRTPSESVSVRVDDDTSVTVPGFGVTAGVTAVVAAALAARRRIEDD, translated from the coding sequence ATGAGCGACGGATTCACGCGACGCGACGCGCTCGCCGTCGGCGCCGGCGCACTCGGCGTCGGCGTCGCCGGCACCGGGCGCGGTCGCGGCCAGTCCCAGTCGGACGACGCCGTGACGGTCGCCACGCGAAACTGTTATCTCGGCGCCAACCTCTTTCGCCTCCTGACCGCCGCGATGGAGGGGAGCGAGGCGGTCCGGACCGCCGTGAACGACCTCGTGCGGGCGGTCGACCGGAGCCACGTCGCCGAGCGCATGGACGCCGTCGCGGCCGAACTCGAACGGACCGAACCGGACCTGGTCGGGCTACAGGAGGTGGCGCTGATCCGGACGGGCGAACCGACCGCGGGGACGACGCCCACGGCGACGGACGTCCGCTACGATTTTCGAGAGACGCTGACGGCGGCGCTTTCCGAGCGCGACCTGCCGTATCGCGTCGTCGCCGCGGTGGAGACCACCGACTTCCAGCTCCCGACGACGGTGGACGGCGAGCGCCGCGCCGTCCGCCTGACCGACCGCGCGCTGTTGCTCGCTCACGAGTCGGTGGCGACCGAGAACGTAACGACGGGGCGGTTCGACGCCGCCGTCTCGCTGTCGGACGGTGAGCGATCGATCACGGTCGAGCGCGGCCACCTGCTCGCCGACGTGACGGTCGGCGGGACGCGACTGACCGTCTGTAATACACACCTCGAATCGGCGTCGGCGGGGACGCGACTGGAGCAGGCGACGGAACTGGAGACGCTGCTCGCGGACCGACGGGACCCGGTCGTCCTCGTCGGCGACCTGAACAGCGGCCCCGGCGGATCACGTGGGGCCTACGACCACCTCACCGGGACCTTTCGCGACGCGGCCGACGGCGTCGGCAACACCTGCTGTCACGCTGCGGGCCTCCGCAACGACGAGGTGTCGCTGACGGCGCGGATCGATCACGTCCTCGTCCGCGGCGACCTCGGGGCGACCGACGTGACGCGCGTGGGCGCCGACCCGGCGAACCGAATCGCGGTCGACGGCGACCGACTCTGGCCCTCGGATCACGCGGGCGTGGTGGCGACGCTCTCGCCCGACGCGGCGCCGACCGCCACCCCGTCGTCGACGCCGACCGGGACGGCGACGCCGGCACCGACGGGGACCCCCACCCGGACGCCGTCGGAGTCGGTGTCGGTCCGTGTCGACGACGACACCAGCGTCACGGTGCCGGGGTTCGGCGTCACCGCGGGCGTCACCGCCGTCGTCGCGGCGGCGCTGGCCGCCCGCCGACGGATCGAGGACGACTGA
- a CDS encoding deoxyribonuclease IV: MRVGAHVSVAGGVDNAVDNQRDVGGNCGQIFTHSPQVWQDPNVDDDEATAFREGTAEHLDGPWVIHSSYLVNLCTPKDDLRAKSVESMQREVDAADKLGIEYVNVHLGAHTGAGVDGGLDNAVSALDELDVPEGVTVLVESDAGSGTKLGGDFEHLAAVLEESTHDLGVCLDTAHAFAAGYDLSTPAGVDETVDEFDDVIGLEHLHCLHLNDSKHACGTNKDEHAHVGEGEIGVDGMRRIVGHPDLRDRPFVLETPTEDGKSFAWNIDRVHELAAE, translated from the coding sequence ATGCGAGTCGGAGCACACGTATCCGTCGCCGGCGGCGTCGACAACGCGGTCGACAACCAGCGCGACGTTGGCGGTAACTGCGGACAGATCTTCACCCACTCCCCGCAAGTCTGGCAAGACCCGAACGTCGACGACGACGAGGCTACGGCGTTCCGCGAGGGCACCGCCGAGCATCTGGACGGCCCGTGGGTCATCCACTCCTCCTATCTCGTCAACCTCTGTACGCCGAAAGACGACCTGCGCGCGAAATCGGTCGAAAGCATGCAACGCGAAGTCGACGCCGCCGACAAACTCGGCATCGAGTACGTCAACGTCCACCTCGGCGCGCACACGGGCGCGGGCGTCGACGGCGGCCTCGACAACGCCGTGAGCGCCCTCGACGAACTCGACGTGCCCGAGGGCGTGACGGTCCTCGTCGAGAGCGACGCGGGCAGCGGGACGAAACTCGGCGGCGACTTCGAACATCTGGCGGCAGTTCTGGAGGAGTCGACCCACGACCTCGGCGTCTGTCTCGACACCGCCCACGCTTTCGCCGCCGGCTACGACCTCTCGACGCCCGCGGGCGTCGACGAAACGGTCGACGAGTTCGACGACGTGATCGGCCTCGAACATCTGCACTGTCTCCACCTCAACGACTCGAAACACGCCTGCGGGACGAACAAGGACGAACACGCCCACGTCGGCGAGGGGGAGATCGGCGTCGACGGCATGCGCCGGATCGTCGGCCACCCCGATCTGCGCGACCGGCCGTTCGTGCTGGAGACGCCGACGGAGGACGGCAAGAGCTTCGCGTGGAACATCGACCGCGTCCACGAACTGGCGGCGGAGTAA
- a CDS encoding creatininase family protein, with translation MVYDTIGASPVAWAGKPYPAVRSVAERDGSVAVVPVGSLEQHGHHLPTATDTILADAVATTAAERVADGMPILVTPPLWTGHSPHHTPFGGTVTLDGGRLLALLEDTAGSVLGEGFDGLLLLNGHGGNGALVSSATSTIGSTHRDAEILGVTYFDLGAERIGEIRESDRGGAGHAGEIETSMIAHLRPELVDMDAAEGRPWESPYDRTRDDLSHPGPLAAYADFDAFSDTGAVGNPELATAEKGERFFEVFVDEVGDVLERLHEQAG, from the coding sequence ATGGTGTACGATACCATCGGTGCGTCGCCGGTCGCGTGGGCGGGCAAGCCGTATCCGGCCGTTCGGTCCGTGGCCGAACGGGACGGGTCGGTCGCCGTCGTGCCGGTCGGCAGCCTCGAACAGCACGGTCACCACCTGCCGACGGCGACGGATACGATCCTCGCCGACGCCGTCGCCACGACGGCCGCGGAACGCGTCGCCGACGGGATGCCGATACTCGTCACGCCGCCGCTCTGGACCGGGCACTCCCCGCATCATACGCCCTTCGGGGGCACGGTGACCCTCGACGGCGGCCGGCTGCTCGCGCTCCTCGAAGACACGGCGGGGTCGGTCCTCGGGGAGGGGTTCGACGGCCTCCTGCTCTTGAACGGCCACGGCGGCAACGGCGCGCTCGTTTCGAGCGCGACGAGTACGATCGGGTCCACGCACCGGGACGCCGAGATACTGGGTGTCACGTACTTCGATCTGGGCGCCGAGCGGATCGGCGAAATTCGGGAGAGCGACCGCGGCGGCGCCGGCCACGCGGGCGAAATCGAGACGTCGATGATCGCCCACCTCCGCCCCGAGCTGGTCGACATGGACGCCGCCGAGGGACGGCCGTGGGAGTCGCCGTACGACCGCACCCGCGACGACCTCTCGCATCCGGGGCCGCTCGCCGCCTACGCCGACTTCGACGCGTTCAGCGACACCGGCGCGGTCGGCAACCCCGAACTGGCGACCGCCGAGAAGGGCGAACGGTTCTTCGAGGTGTTCGTCGACGAGGTCGGTGACGTGCTCGAACGCCTCCACGAGCAGGCGGGGTGA
- the tnpA gene encoding IS200/IS605 family transposase, which translates to MVKSTRHAKYELYYHIVFVPKYPRSHLTGETKERLEAIFAEICENKDLELAESEVMPDHVHLFIGSPPKNAPSLIVNWVKGISARKYNQRYDDRVKWTRSYYVGTAGSASKGAVECYIAEQEGDNE; encoded by the coding sequence ATGGTAAAGAGTACCCGTCACGCGAAATACGAACTCTATTATCACATAGTGTTCGTGCCGAAATATCCGCGTTCGCACCTGACGGGGGAGACGAAGGAACGTCTCGAAGCCATCTTCGCGGAAATCTGTGAGAACAAAGACCTCGAACTGGCCGAGTCCGAGGTCATGCCCGACCACGTACACCTGTTCATCGGGAGTCCGCCGAAGAACGCCCCGTCACTCATCGTCAACTGGGTCAAGGGCATCTCCGCGCGGAAGTACAACCAACGCTACGACGACCGCGTGAAGTGGACTCGTTCGTACTACGTCGGTACGGCGGGGAGCGCATCGAAAGGCGCTGTCGAATGCTACATCGCGGAACAGGAAGGTGACAACGAATGA
- a CDS encoding ABC transporter ATP-binding protein, with the protein MSDPLLEVEDLTIRYETDGGDLTAVSGASFSIDDGEFFGLAGESGSGKSTTAKAIIGGLDDNGRVDGGTIRYRGEEIQDFTEKQLNKELRWKEISWIPQSSMNSLDPLQRVSEQAAEIGRVHTDLSNEAIREKLKEMFAVVGLQESRIDDYPHQFSGGMQQRAIIALALFLEPSLVIADEPTTALDVIMQDQIFKYLDRMKDDAETSLLLITHDISVIFESCDSVAIMHASQIAERGSTEAVHDNPRHPYAFMFKEAFPDIREPDRDLEVIDGYPPELIGEVTACSFADRCPWAVEECRESAPPLDPVGDDDATHAASCFRADEAYELYEKHGATDPAAPEQGDD; encoded by the coding sequence ATGAGCGATCCACTACTCGAGGTCGAAGACCTCACGATCCGGTACGAGACGGACGGCGGCGACCTGACTGCGGTGTCGGGCGCCTCCTTCAGCATCGACGACGGCGAGTTCTTCGGTCTCGCCGGCGAGTCCGGCTCCGGGAAGAGCACGACCGCCAAGGCGATCATCGGCGGCCTCGACGACAACGGCCGCGTCGACGGCGGGACGATCCGGTACCGCGGCGAGGAGATTCAGGACTTCACCGAAAAACAACTCAACAAGGAGCTCCGGTGGAAGGAGATCTCCTGGATTCCCCAGAGCTCGATGAACAGCCTCGACCCGCTCCAGCGGGTGAGCGAGCAGGCGGCCGAAATCGGACGGGTCCACACCGACCTCTCGAACGAGGCCATTCGCGAGAAACTGAAAGAGATGTTCGCCGTGGTCGGGCTCCAGGAGAGCCGGATCGACGACTACCCCCACCAGTTCTCCGGCGGGATGCAACAGCGGGCGATCATCGCGCTCGCGCTGTTTCTCGAACCCAGCCTCGTCATCGCCGACGAGCCGACGACGGCGCTCGACGTGATCATGCAGGACCAGATCTTCAAGTATCTCGACCGGATGAAAGACGACGCCGAGACGAGCCTCCTGCTCATCACCCACGACATCAGCGTGATCTTCGAGTCGTGTGACAGCGTGGCAATCATGCACGCCAGTCAGATCGCCGAGCGCGGCTCGACGGAGGCAGTCCACGACAACCCGCGCCACCCTTACGCCTTCATGTTCAAGGAGGCGTTCCCCGACATCCGCGAGCCGGACCGGGATCTGGAGGTGATCGACGGCTACCCGCCCGAACTGATCGGCGAGGTGACCGCGTGTAGCTTCGCCGACCGATGTCCGTGGGCCGTCGAGGAGTGCCGCGAGAGCGCCCCACCGCTCGACCCCGTCGGCGACGACGACGCCACGCACGCCGCGTCGTGTTTCCGCGCCGACGAGGCGTACGAACTGTACGAGAAGCACGGGGCGACCGATCCGGCCGCGCCGGAACAGGGGGACGACTGA